The Desulfonatronovibrio magnus sequence CAATCAACATAAGGGACATTATTTTTTCAGTTGTTGCTGCCGGGATTCAGTTCGCCCCTGTGATCAGTGCGGAACTGTTTCATGCCACAAGGTCCATTATCTCACCGGTTGACTTACCTTGCTGAAAAATCAGAGATTAAGCTATCTATAGAACAGATAGAATTGCTCGAAATTGTTACAGACTTTATCGGAAACACATACTCATTTACCCTGAACAGATCTTGTAATATCTCCAGAGCTTTGTCATAAAGCGGCACAGTCCTGGGCTTGTCTGACTTTGTAACCGGGAACTTCCATGTCTTACGTTCCAGCTCTATGTCCTCCCAGCGGACATCGAGCATTAATGTTGAATATGCTGATGATCCCCCTAATCTCAATGGCTGGGCTTAATCAGGCTCAACAG is a genomic window containing:
- a CDS encoding tyrosine-type recombinase/integrase, coding for MLDVRWEDIELERKTWKFPVTKSDKPRTVPLYDKALEILQDLFRVNEYVFPIKSVTISSNSICSIDSLISDFSAR